ACCAACAGCTGTCGATGCCGTACAGGTTTGCACCCAGAATATCGGCATCAAGCCTGTCGCCCACGATGATCGCCTCGGCTTTTTTGAACGAGCTGAACTTGCTGGCTGAGAATTCAAAGAAGCGCGCATCCGGCTTAGCGAAGCCGCAAGCTTCAGAGGTAGCAACAAACGTGAGCCAGTCCGCCAACCCCGAGTTCGCCACCCGCTGCGCCTGCACATACTCAATGCCGTTGGTAATAATGCCAACTTCACCGATCTCGGCAAGCGCTTCGCATAGCTGAACCGCGCCATCCACCAGCACGACGGTCTCAGGCAGGCACTCCAGATAGAGGCTGCTCGCCTTGTGAGGATCGATATCAATGCCATGAAGGGAGAAGGTGCGACGGAATCGTTCGAATTTCAGTACATCTT
The genomic region above belongs to Pectobacterium colocasium and contains:
- a CDS encoding YjjG family noncanonical pyrimidine nucleotidase, whose protein sequence is MKYRHFLFDLDDTLLDFKASERLSFARTLKDLGVDIENTTLFADYQRENSQLWSAFEKGEIAKDVLKFERFRRTFSLHGIDIDPHKASSLYLECLPETVVLVDGAVQLCEALAEIGEVGIITNGIEYVQAQRVANSGLADWLTFVATSEACGFAKPDARFFEFSASKFSSFKKAEAIIVGDRLDADILGANLYGIDSCWFNASGAANDSDIAPTYEAATLQDVFTQIGTSA